One genomic segment of Salinigranum rubrum includes these proteins:
- a CDS encoding amidase, with amino-acid sequence MKDLTDLCYTSATTLAAEIRNGERSPVAVVDAFLERIERVNPEINAYVTVCAESARDAAQEAERAVERGDDLGPLHGVPVAIKDLNRVAGVRTTFGSPPFANYVPDQDDVVVSRLREAGAIILGKTNTPEFGRKTKTDNPVFGASGNPWDPSRTTGGSSGGSAAAVAAGLAPIALGSDAAGSIRIPSSACGVFGILPDFGRVSAGPVRSDAFQETLPYTFHGPIARTVADAALMLEVIAGPDTADPTALPEPTGSYREAADARVELDELRIGYSPDFGDFVISDAVSATVESALDDLSAAGATVEEVDIPFEGSWEERHDAIEWVLQSRYVGLYENLKRDADVDLLTTDEPITPEVRSRIRAGLDLDTSTLAAARRRRTAVYDAIVTGLEDVDVLVTPTLGRTAFSLDVDSPTVDGEPVHRMHGWTLTWPLNLSGHPAASIPVGFDDTGLPIGMQVIGDRLGDRDVVSTSAAIEEAIPWEETYPPEAIGGDR; translated from the coding sequence ATGAAGGACCTGACCGACCTCTGTTACACCTCTGCGACGACACTAGCCGCAGAGATCCGCAACGGGGAGCGCTCGCCGGTCGCAGTCGTCGACGCGTTCCTCGAGCGTATCGAGCGGGTGAACCCCGAGATCAACGCGTACGTCACAGTCTGTGCAGAGTCTGCCAGGGACGCTGCTCAGGAAGCCGAACGCGCCGTCGAGCGCGGAGACGACCTCGGCCCCCTTCACGGCGTCCCGGTCGCGATCAAGGACCTGAACCGCGTCGCCGGCGTGCGAACCACGTTCGGCTCTCCGCCCTTTGCCAACTACGTTCCGGATCAGGACGACGTCGTCGTCTCGCGGCTCCGAGAGGCCGGAGCGATCATCCTCGGGAAGACGAACACCCCGGAGTTTGGACGCAAGACGAAAACGGACAACCCGGTTTTCGGCGCCTCCGGGAACCCCTGGGACCCGAGTCGGACGACCGGCGGTTCTTCGGGTGGAAGTGCGGCGGCGGTTGCCGCCGGGTTGGCACCGATCGCACTCGGCTCCGATGCGGCCGGTTCGATCCGGATCCCCTCGAGCGCCTGCGGCGTGTTCGGCATCCTGCCGGACTTCGGCCGCGTGTCGGCAGGCCCGGTCCGTTCGGACGCGTTCCAAGAGACGCTTCCGTACACGTTCCACGGGCCAATCGCTCGTACCGTGGCGGACGCGGCGCTAATGCTCGAGGTGATCGCAGGCCCCGACACCGCCGATCCGACGGCGCTCCCCGAACCGACTGGGTCGTATCGGGAGGCCGCTGACGCTCGCGTCGAACTCGATGAGCTTCGGATTGGCTACTCGCCGGACTTCGGTGACTTCGTGATTTCGGACGCGGTTTCGGCGACGGTCGAATCGGCCCTTGACGACCTCTCCGCGGCCGGTGCGACGGTCGAAGAGGTCGACATCCCCTTCGAGGGAAGTTGGGAGGAGCGCCACGACGCGATCGAGTGGGTCCTCCAGTCCAGATACGTCGGATTGTATGAAAATCTCAAGCGCGATGCTGACGTCGACCTGCTGACGACGGATGAACCGATCACGCCAGAAGTCCGCTCACGAATTCGGGCTGGGCTCGATCTCGATACGTCAACCCTTGCGGCGGCCCGCCGCCGTAGAACCGCGGTCTACGATGCGATTGTCACCGGGCTCGAAGACGTCGACGTCCTCGTGACGCCAACTCTCGGCCGAACCGCGTTTAGTCTCGATGTCGATAGCCCGACCGTCGACGGCGAGCCCGTTCATCGGATGCACGGCTGGACGCTCACGTGGCCGCTGAATCTCAGCGGCCATCCCGCGGCTTCGATTCCTGTTGGGTTCGACGACACTGGGCTCCCGATCGGGATGCAGGTCATCGGCGACCGGCTCGGAGATCGAGACGTGGTTTCCACGAGCGCGGCAATCGAAGAGGCGATACCGTGGGAAGAGACGTATCCCCCGGAAGCGATCGGAGGTGACAGATGA
- a CDS encoding GNAT family N-acetyltransferase gives MRIAPVTSAEERAAVFPVLQQLRDHLDHDSFEELYDSMAGEGYRLFAGYADDEPVAVAGVTISTNFYLGRHAYVYDLVVDADNRSEGYGTELLEYVHEWAADNGCAAVELESGLWREDAHRFYLDLGYEKYCYSFKYDLE, from the coding sequence ATGCGCATAGCGCCGGTCACGTCGGCTGAGGAGCGCGCAGCCGTATTTCCCGTCCTCCAGCAACTCCGCGATCATCTCGACCACGACTCCTTCGAGGAACTGTACGATTCGATGGCCGGAGAGGGCTACAGACTGTTCGCGGGCTACGCCGACGACGAACCGGTGGCAGTCGCTGGGGTAACAATCTCGACGAACTTCTACCTGGGCCGACACGCGTACGTGTACGACCTCGTCGTCGATGCGGACAATCGCTCGGAAGGGTACGGCACGGAACTCCTCGAGTACGTCCACGAATGGGCCGCAGACAACGGTTGCGCGGCCGTCGAGCTCGAATCTGGGCTCTGGCGTGAAGACGCCCACCGATTCTATCTCGACCTCGGCTACGAGAAATACTGCTACTCGTTCAAATATGATCTCGAGTGA
- a CDS encoding ABC transporter substrate-binding protein: MASVAGCMGGGGGGGDSGLTIGFYGPFSGPASNIGEQKQMAAEMSRDMINEADGVHGQDVELVFGDSESQPSAGRNEVNRLIQQENVDVIGGGFHSDVALATVEVTGRQDTPQIIDEAVSNAIVTKINEQELWNVFKTTPPSEAYAVGWRQLLEQFQQNETGYFPYEDRTIALIGEDTSYGLSIMDLMETELDEIGWEIISQDEVSLDATDFTSLLSRIQSNDPDVVWAVQTSSSGAGNLTRQFSEAGFEETHFFHNYGLTISDARETAGEAANGAVTMLNAGRVDSLLEEQGALEAWNERTDMDMTGSAALSYQNIKVIAEYASAFESLEAFRSASVEEWESTVLEHDPIPGGSGYISYQDNHQAAWGSTDSQSALGYQVLDQELNLVWPSEIATTELDTSVY; the protein is encoded by the coding sequence ATGGCTTCTGTAGCAGGTTGTATGGGCGGCGGCGGTGGCGGTGGCGACAGCGGCCTGACTATCGGCTTCTACGGACCGTTCTCTGGTCCCGCCTCGAACATCGGCGAGCAGAAACAGATGGCAGCCGAGATGTCTCGGGATATGATCAACGAGGCTGACGGCGTCCACGGTCAAGACGTCGAACTCGTCTTCGGCGACTCGGAGTCGCAGCCTTCGGCGGGTCGCAACGAAGTCAATCGGCTGATCCAGCAGGAGAACGTGGACGTAATCGGCGGCGGATTCCACAGCGACGTTGCGCTTGCGACGGTCGAGGTCACCGGCCGACAAGACACGCCGCAGATCATCGACGAGGCTGTCTCAAACGCAATCGTCACCAAAATCAACGAGCAGGAGCTGTGGAACGTCTTCAAGACCACGCCGCCATCAGAGGCGTACGCGGTCGGGTGGCGGCAGCTGCTCGAACAGTTCCAACAGAACGAAACCGGATACTTCCCCTACGAGGACAGGACGATTGCACTCATCGGGGAGGACACGTCCTACGGGTTGTCGATTATGGACCTGATGGAGACTGAACTCGATGAGATCGGGTGGGAGATCATCTCCCAGGACGAAGTCAGTCTCGACGCGACCGACTTTACGTCGCTGCTCTCACGAATCCAGTCCAACGACCCCGACGTCGTCTGGGCCGTGCAGACCTCATCTTCGGGTGCTGGCAACCTCACCCGACAGTTCTCCGAAGCCGGGTTCGAGGAGACTCACTTCTTCCACAACTACGGCCTGACGATTTCAGACGCACGCGAGACCGCAGGTGAGGCCGCGAATGGTGCGGTCACAATGTTGAACGCGGGCCGCGTCGATTCGCTCCTCGAAGAACAGGGTGCGCTGGAGGCGTGGAACGAGAGAACGGATATGGATATGACCGGGAGTGCGGCGCTATCGTATCAGAACATCAAGGTAATCGCGGAGTACGCCTCCGCCTTCGAGAGTCTCGAGGCCTTCCGTTCTGCAAGCGTCGAGGAGTGGGAGTCGACGGTTCTCGAACACGATCCAATCCCGGGAGGAAGCGGGTACATCAGCTATCAGGACAACCACCAGGCTGCCTGGGGGAGTACGGATAGCCAGTCCGCGCTCGGCTACCAGGTTCTCGATCAAGAGCTCAATCTCGTGTGGCCCTCGGAAATTGCGACGACGGAACTCGATACTTCGGTCTACTGA
- a CDS encoding MOSC domain-containing protein, translating to MTGAGTVERLFTAPEPEVEMVERSDVEAVAGSGLRGDRYFSEIETGTFVTWKPDEKRHDGYDLTLIEQEAVTAIEREAEIELAPGEHRRNIETRDVALNHLVGQRFRVGEAVCRGDRLCEPCNYLQRITRDGVLQALTHRGGLRADILEDGMIRPGDVIEPLG from the coding sequence ATGACTGGCGCTGGAACCGTCGAACGTCTCTTCACAGCCCCTGAACCCGAAGTTGAAATGGTCGAACGCAGTGATGTCGAAGCCGTCGCTGGAAGTGGCCTTCGGGGTGACAGGTACTTCAGCGAAATCGAAACCGGAACGTTCGTTACGTGGAAGCCGGACGAGAAACGCCACGATGGGTACGACCTCACATTGATCGAGCAGGAGGCCGTTACAGCAATCGAACGCGAAGCCGAAATCGAACTCGCACCGGGAGAGCATCGGCGGAACATCGAAACTCGTGATGTCGCCCTCAACCATCTCGTCGGACAACGATTCCGAGTCGGTGAGGCCGTCTGTCGCGGCGATCGGCTGTGTGAACCGTGTAACTATCTTCAGCGCATCACTCGAGATGGCGTACTACAGGCGCTCACTCACCGAGGAGGACTCAGAGCGGATATTCTCGAAGACGGGATGATTCGTCCCGGAGACGTCATCGAGCCGCTCGGATAG
- a CDS encoding aspartate aminotransferase family protein yields MVANPPIDEIHFSMEPDVENVPGPRTEQLLERQQEIDSNAVAYPRRIPVALKDAKGATIRDVDGNTFLDFFAGIGVLNVGHSNPYVLDGVHEQLDEITHTVDFPTEARIEFIERLNDIAPDGLAGKSKVVFGGPSGSDAIEGSIKLAKHNTGRHGLLAFEGSYHGTTAGALSLTAGKAYKEGYGPLLADAVHVPFPYSSEPGPSGDVETFCPSENCCQDGTCARALDAVQRKFEGSYGGHESPAGIWVEPIQGEGGVVVPPAGFLEGLRDIADDNDALLIFDEIQTGFGRTGEWFAAEHWDVTPDAMTMAKGIGGSGLPIGAMMYHERYDTWGPGGHVGTFRGNAPAFVGGIRAIEYIESHDLLAHAREVGSYIRSRFRELAEEAPEITDVRGKGQFTGVEFEVDGEPSKSLVEAIQRECYHRGVLVWYAGRHKSVLRLLPPLVLTQQQAEVGMDIITDSIRGVLADHDR; encoded by the coding sequence ATGGTAGCAAACCCACCGATAGACGAGATCCATTTCTCGATGGAACCAGACGTGGAGAACGTCCCTGGGCCCCGAACTGAACAACTACTAGAACGACAACAGGAGATCGATAGCAATGCAGTCGCATATCCGCGTCGCATACCGGTCGCGCTCAAAGACGCCAAAGGGGCGACCATCAGGGACGTCGACGGAAACACTTTCCTCGACTTCTTCGCCGGAATCGGCGTGTTGAACGTCGGCCACTCCAATCCGTACGTGCTCGACGGGGTTCACGAGCAACTCGACGAAATCACCCATACCGTGGATTTCCCGACCGAGGCACGAATCGAGTTCATCGAACGGCTCAACGATATTGCCCCCGATGGCCTCGCCGGAAAAAGCAAGGTCGTGTTCGGAGGGCCAAGCGGAAGCGACGCAATCGAGGGGTCGATTAAACTCGCCAAACACAACACCGGTCGCCATGGTCTCCTCGCGTTCGAGGGGTCGTACCACGGTACGACAGCCGGCGCACTCAGTCTCACTGCTGGGAAGGCGTACAAAGAGGGGTACGGCCCACTGTTGGCCGACGCAGTCCACGTTCCGTTCCCCTACTCAAGCGAACCTGGACCAAGCGGCGATGTCGAGACGTTCTGTCCCTCTGAGAACTGTTGTCAAGACGGCACCTGTGCTCGTGCGCTGGACGCGGTCCAACGGAAATTTGAGGGGTCATATGGAGGACACGAATCGCCCGCAGGGATCTGGGTGGAACCGATCCAAGGAGAGGGTGGTGTCGTTGTCCCGCCGGCGGGGTTCCTCGAGGGCCTCCGCGACATCGCCGACGATAACGATGCGCTCCTGATTTTTGACGAAATCCAGACCGGATTCGGGCGTACCGGCGAATGGTTCGCCGCTGAGCATTGGGACGTAACCCCGGATGCGATGACGATGGCGAAAGGCATCGGCGGCTCCGGGCTCCCCATCGGTGCGATGATGTATCATGAACGGTATGATACGTGGGGACCGGGCGGTCACGTCGGCACGTTTCGCGGGAACGCCCCCGCATTCGTCGGTGGAATCCGTGCGATCGAGTATATCGAATCACACGACCTCCTCGCCCATGCAAGAGAGGTAGGATCATACATCCGGTCGCGGTTCCGTGAACTCGCCGAGGAGGCTCCAGAAATCACGGACGTCCGTGGAAAAGGGCAGTTCACTGGTGTCGAGTTCGAAGTGGATGGTGAGCCCTCGAAGTCGCTCGTGGAAGCGATCCAACGCGAGTGTTACCACAGGGGTGTTCTCGTGTGGTACGCCGGACGTCACAAGAGCGTCCTTCGGCTGCTGCCTCCGCTCGTGTTGACGCAGCAGCAAGCGGAAGTCGGTATGGATATCATTACTGACTCGATCCGTGGTGTCCTCGCGGACCACGATAGGTGA
- a CDS encoding Lrp/AsnC family transcriptional regulator, with protein sequence MSLDALDVRILRSIAMKETTSPEQIYQETDIPKSTVHYRIENMKKQGVIKNGLFEIDLQKAGLGLTVISEVLAEFSEGYQKKVGKALSEIEGVTDVHFTMGDTDFIVISRLPSRAMVEKLIEEFEAIDGIQRTSSKFVITSYKGDESVGVFRDYSEQTILRSHGLDETGDAPE encoded by the coding sequence ATGAGCTTAGACGCCCTAGACGTTCGTATTCTACGCTCAATCGCGATGAAAGAGACCACGAGCCCTGAACAGATATATCAAGAGACGGATATTCCGAAATCGACCGTCCACTACCGCATCGAGAATATGAAGAAGCAGGGAGTTATCAAAAACGGCCTGTTCGAGATCGACCTGCAAAAAGCCGGACTCGGTCTCACGGTCATCTCGGAAGTTCTCGCGGAGTTCAGCGAGGGGTATCAGAAGAAGGTTGGGAAGGCCCTATCCGAAATCGAGGGCGTAACGGATGTTCATTTCACCATGGGAGACACAGATTTCATCGTCATCTCACGACTCCCATCCCGTGCCATGGTCGAGAAACTCATCGAGGAGTTCGAGGCCATCGACGGGATTCAACGGACGAGTTCGAAGTTCGTTATCACGTCGTACAAAGGAGATGAGAGCGTGGGGGTGTTTCGTGACTACAGCGAGCAGACCATCCTGCGTTCGCACGGACTTGACGAGACGGGAGACGCTCCCGAGTAA
- a CDS encoding HNH endonuclease: MPVTVALRDVLWGGAPELAGRGQRSVWERLGRRPFEGARRDGYQCVHCGIAREELGRNPDVHHLIPVRWYIESDQFTREDAHFLDNVVSLCSSCHRTAEFGKISPERLRTLRDRR; the protein is encoded by the coding sequence ATGCCGGTCACAGTGGCTCTCAGAGACGTTCTCTGGGGAGGGGCACCCGAACTGGCTGGGAGGGGGCAACGAAGCGTATGGGAGCGGCTGGGCCGACGTCCGTTCGAGGGCGCTCGACGCGATGGGTACCAGTGCGTCCACTGCGGCATCGCGCGTGAGGAACTCGGACGCAACCCTGACGTCCACCACCTCATCCCGGTTCGGTGGTACATCGAATCAGATCAGTTCACGCGAGAAGACGCACACTTCCTCGACAACGTCGTTTCTCTGTGCAGTAGCTGCCACCGAACGGCCGAATTCGGGAAAATCAGTCCCGAACGACTGCGGACACTCCGCGATAGACGGTAG
- a CDS encoding ADP-ribosylglycohydrolase family protein produces MYVDYLTVGPEALAIERRQLAATGRLTEEVATDLDALREDLSRDDVDPTTPAHRQRARSLLDRCASLPDPRDDEPDGLDAIHAARPPGPRTLPVRDDARDHRDHLAGAWAGRVAGCFLGKPVETWTRERIEAFLDATGQSLDGYLRADLAGSDGFDLDATGGWVDRDERVRDDDIDFTVAALETLRRVGSSVTTEDLARTWLTQLPAGALHTAERVAYRNLLDGVDPPETATSRNPYRELIGAQIRGDCYGYVAPGAPEKAAALAHRDARLSHVRNGLYGAMWVAATLAAVPATESVCDALNVGLTEVPADSRFAAAVETVLSWCDAGIAYETALARVHDAWDDADFYEGYHVLPNAQVVAAVLAWESASGPDLSRALARAVRAGFDTDCNAATVGSVLGCALGRDVVASTWTDRFEEGVPTALAGRPCPTIDWLATETAAVADRLG; encoded by the coding sequence GTGTACGTCGACTACCTCACTGTCGGTCCGGAGGCGCTCGCCATCGAACGTCGCCAACTCGCCGCGACGGGCCGATTGACCGAGGAGGTAGCGACCGACCTCGACGCACTGCGTGAGGACCTGTCGCGCGACGACGTCGACCCGACGACGCCGGCCCACCGACAGCGCGCCCGGTCGCTTCTCGACCGCTGTGCGTCCTTGCCGGACCCGCGCGACGACGAACCGGACGGCCTCGACGCCATCCACGCGGCCCGACCGCCGGGTCCGCGGACGCTCCCCGTGAGGGACGACGCCCGCGACCACCGCGACCACCTCGCGGGGGCGTGGGCCGGGCGCGTCGCCGGTTGTTTCCTCGGCAAGCCGGTCGAGACGTGGACGCGAGAGCGCATCGAGGCGTTTCTCGATGCGACCGGCCAGTCGCTCGATGGGTACCTCCGCGCCGACCTCGCCGGCAGCGACGGGTTCGACCTCGACGCGACGGGCGGGTGGGTCGACCGCGACGAGCGGGTCCGCGACGACGATATCGACTTCACGGTCGCGGCCCTGGAAACGCTCCGCCGCGTCGGCTCTTCCGTTACCACCGAGGACCTCGCGCGGACGTGGCTGACGCAGTTACCGGCGGGTGCGCTCCACACCGCAGAGCGGGTCGCGTACCGGAACCTCCTCGACGGCGTCGACCCGCCGGAGACGGCAACGTCCCGAAATCCGTACCGCGAACTCATCGGTGCACAGATCCGCGGCGACTGCTACGGCTACGTCGCCCCGGGCGCCCCTGAAAAAGCGGCCGCGCTCGCCCACCGGGATGCTCGTCTCAGTCACGTCCGCAACGGGTTGTACGGGGCGATGTGGGTCGCGGCGACGCTCGCGGCCGTCCCGGCGACGGAGTCGGTCTGCGACGCCCTGAACGTCGGGTTGACCGAGGTGCCCGCCGACTCCCGGTTCGCGGCGGCAGTCGAGACGGTCCTGTCGTGGTGTGACGCCGGCATCGCGTACGAGACGGCGCTCGCCCGGGTTCACGACGCCTGGGACGACGCCGACTTCTACGAGGGGTACCACGTCCTGCCGAACGCACAGGTCGTCGCGGCGGTGCTGGCCTGGGAGTCAGCCTCCGGACCTGATCTCTCGCGAGCGCTCGCCCGTGCCGTCCGCGCGGGGTTCGACACCGACTGCAACGCGGCGACGGTCGGTTCTGTGCTGGGGTGTGCGCTCGGCCGGGACGTCGTCGCGTCGACGTGGACCGACCGGTTCGAGGAGGGCGTCCCCACGGCACTCGCCGGCCGGCCGTGCCCCACCATCGACTGGCTCGCCACGGAGACGGCCGCCGTCGCCGACCGTCTCGGGTGA
- a CDS encoding ECF transporter S component, protein MAERTESGFLGGIRREFTTQTWALIPVGVALSVVAAYVVNVVRVPFLYLDALGVVLVALLAGPWAAALTGVFVNVVEGFLVNPTFWAYTPLQVAFGLAAGYMARRGWFRRYWKVVVVGLVIAVISIVMGAPITVLAFGGVTGTGSDAVTTFFRATGANIWSAVVGQTLVVEPIDKVVTVLLAALVAKRIPRRYMPDTAARVLDREE, encoded by the coding sequence ATGGCCGAACGGACTGAGTCGGGCTTTCTCGGGGGCATTCGCCGGGAGTTCACCACGCAGACGTGGGCGCTCATCCCCGTGGGCGTCGCGCTGAGCGTCGTCGCCGCCTACGTCGTGAACGTGGTGAGGGTGCCGTTCCTCTACCTCGACGCGCTCGGCGTGGTGCTCGTCGCGCTCCTGGCCGGCCCGTGGGCGGCCGCGTTGACCGGCGTGTTCGTCAACGTCGTCGAGGGGTTCCTCGTCAACCCGACGTTCTGGGCGTACACGCCGCTGCAGGTGGCGTTCGGCCTCGCGGCGGGCTACATGGCCCGCCGCGGGTGGTTCCGCCGCTACTGGAAGGTGGTCGTCGTCGGCCTCGTCATCGCCGTCATCTCCATCGTGATGGGCGCGCCCATCACGGTGCTCGCCTTCGGCGGCGTCACCGGAACGGGGTCGGACGCCGTGACGACGTTCTTCCGCGCCACCGGCGCGAACATCTGGTCGGCCGTGGTGGGCCAGACGCTCGTCGTCGAACCCATCGACAAGGTGGTCACCGTCCTCCTCGCCGCGCTCGTCGCCAAGCGGATTCCGCGACGGTACATGCCGGACACGGCGGCGCGCGTCCTCGACCGGGAGGAGTGA
- a CDS encoding energy-coupling factor transporter transmembrane component T family protein — MSALAGYQRGESVVHRLHPVTKVTLLVCCVLGAYLAPPVALVALLGLLVCSSAVAGVATSVGRAALPILVPLALGLLAIHGFFRAGSGAVLASVGPLTLWRDGVAYAISFLGVLTAFVLAGLVFVSTTHPKKLMTGLTDAGVPRKLGYVFVASLQLVPDLRRRAERIVDAQRSRGLDTRGSVPSRVRALVSLLGPLLIGALVSTQTRSLALEARGFSLDGPRTSLYALSSTRLDWALRVGGVLGVVGLAGWRLL; from the coding sequence ATGAGCGCGCTCGCCGGCTACCAGCGCGGCGAGAGCGTCGTCCACCGACTCCACCCGGTGACGAAGGTCACGCTTCTCGTCTGTTGTGTCCTCGGGGCGTACCTCGCACCGCCGGTCGCGCTGGTGGCGCTGCTCGGCCTGCTCGTCTGTTCGAGCGCCGTCGCGGGAGTCGCCACGAGCGTCGGTCGCGCAGCCCTCCCTATTCTCGTCCCGCTCGCCCTCGGCCTGCTCGCCATCCACGGCTTCTTCCGAGCGGGTTCCGGGGCCGTCCTCGCTTCGGTCGGCCCCCTCACGCTCTGGCGCGACGGCGTCGCGTACGCGATTTCGTTTCTCGGCGTGCTCACCGCGTTCGTCCTCGCCGGCCTCGTCTTCGTCTCGACCACCCACCCGAAGAAGCTGATGACCGGGCTCACCGACGCGGGCGTCCCGCGGAAACTGGGCTACGTGTTCGTCGCCTCGCTCCAACTGGTCCCGGACCTCAGGCGGCGGGCCGAACGCATCGTCGACGCCCAGCGCTCGCGCGGCCTCGATACCCGGGGGTCGGTCCCGAGTCGAGTGCGGGCGCTCGTCTCGCTCCTCGGTCCGTTGCTCATCGGCGCGCTCGTCTCGACGCAGACTCGGTCGCTCGCGCTGGAGGCGCGCGGCTTCTCTCTCGACGGACCCCGCACGTCGCTGTACGCGCTCTCTTCGACCCGACTCGACTGGGCGCTCCGCGTCGGGGGCGTCCTCGGCGTCGTCGGCCTCGCGGGGTGGCGACTGCTGTGA
- a CDS encoding ATP-binding cassette domain-containing protein, producing the protein MASVLALAPRLLLLDEPTAELDPDGTDAVFDVAGRLHREGYTVVVASQDLQRLAPRADRLLVADAGRVVRDGSPRDVLSDRSLDDRLRVPPTVRLGRALRDDGVVPPTRPLPLTVEEAVDELRTHVDLAGEATTQPPADGGDAVGTTTTEPLVRLTDVHHVYDASERGGRVEALRGVDLAMDGGCIALLGPNGAGKTTLVKHLNGLLTPTTGRVVVDGRDTRETRVSTLAADVGLVFQNPDDQLFHSRVADEVRFGPENIGAGDVDARVDRALSRVGLDGMGGADTYELGRAARKRVALASVLAMEPRVVVLDEPTAGQDAAGVERVGRVVETLAADGHLVVVVTHDVAFATDHADRVLVLSGGELLADGSPRTVFTDEAVTAESGVQAPVPTRVGAALGFDGVVNVDDLLARLR; encoded by the coding sequence GTGGCGAGCGTCCTCGCGCTCGCCCCTCGACTCCTGCTCCTGGACGAGCCGACGGCGGAACTCGACCCCGACGGGACCGACGCCGTCTTCGACGTGGCGGGCCGCCTCCACCGCGAGGGGTACACGGTCGTCGTCGCGAGCCAGGACCTCCAGCGGCTCGCCCCCCGAGCCGACCGACTCCTCGTCGCTGACGCCGGGCGCGTGGTCCGAGACGGTTCCCCACGGGACGTCCTCTCCGACCGCTCGCTCGACGACCGACTCCGCGTCCCCCCGACGGTTCGTCTCGGCCGCGCACTCCGCGACGACGGGGTCGTCCCGCCCACCCGCCCGCTCCCGCTCACGGTCGAGGAGGCCGTCGACGAACTCCGGACGCACGTGGACCTGGCTGGGGAAGCGACGACACAGCCTCCGGCCGACGGGGGAGACGCGGTCGGCACGACGACCACGGAGCCGCTGGTGCGTCTCACCGACGTTCACCACGTGTACGACGCGTCCGAGCGGGGAGGTCGTGTCGAGGCGCTCCGCGGCGTCGACCTCGCCATGGACGGCGGCTGCATCGCGCTCCTCGGCCCGAACGGGGCGGGCAAGACGACGCTCGTGAAGCACCTCAACGGCCTGCTCACTCCGACGACGGGTCGCGTCGTCGTCGACGGGAGGGACACGCGAGAGACGCGGGTGTCGACCCTCGCCGCCGACGTGGGACTGGTCTTTCAGAACCCCGACGACCAGTTGTTTCACTCGCGCGTCGCCGACGAGGTCCGGTTCGGCCCCGAGAACATCGGAGCCGGCGACGTCGACGCGCGCGTCGACCGCGCGCTGTCGCGGGTGGGACTCGACGGCATGGGCGGGGCGGACACGTACGAACTCGGTCGCGCCGCGCGGAAACGCGTCGCGCTCGCGTCCGTGCTCGCCATGGAGCCGCGGGTGGTCGTCCTCGACGAACCGACGGCCGGACAGGACGCCGCGGGCGTCGAGCGCGTCGGACGGGTCGTCGAGACCCTTGCCGCCGACGGTCACCTGGTGGTCGTCGTCACACACGACGTGGCGTTCGCCACCGATCACGCCGACCGCGTCCTCGTCCTCTCCGGCGGCGAACTGCTCGCGGACGGGTCGCCCCGTACGGTGTTCACCGACGAAGCCGTGACCGCCGAGTCGGGCGTTCAGGCGCCCGTTCCGACCCGGGTCGGCGCCGCCCTCGGCTTCGACGGCGTGGTGAACGTCGACGACTTGCTCGCTCGCCTCCGGTGA